In a single window of the Methylococcus sp. Mc7 genome:
- a CDS encoding STAS domain-containing protein: MLDITCETRGEVLVAHLSGRIDAAASRAFEEQALAWLDAGTRNLVMDLSSISYISSAGLRVFLLIAKKLKEAEGSVKLCALTPAVNDVFEISGFSRLFSIYPSLEHVT, from the coding sequence ATGCTTGATATCACTTGTGAAACCCGGGGCGAGGTGCTGGTCGCGCATCTGAGCGGCCGCATCGACGCCGCCGCGTCCCGCGCCTTCGAGGAACAGGCGCTGGCCTGGCTGGATGCGGGAACCCGAAACCTGGTGATGGATCTTTCGTCCATCAGCTACATCAGCAGCGCCGGTTTGCGGGTCTTTCTGCTGATCGCCAAGAAACTCAAGGAGGCGGAAGGCTCGGTGAAGCTCTGCGCGCTCACGCCGGCGGTCAACGACGTTTTCGAGATCAGCGGATTCAGCCGGCTGTTTTCGATCTATCCGTCGCTGGAACATGTGACCTGA
- the folE gene encoding GTP cyclohydrolase I FolE, with product MHSAMEKLFSQLIQEIGEDVSREGLIDTPKRAASAFRFLNSGYHQSLDHVLNNAVFEADSEDMVIVKDIELYSLCEHHLLPFIGKCHVGYLPQGKVIGLSKIARIVEMYARRLQIQERLTKQIADAIQTAVNPRGVAVVVEAKHLCMMMRGVEKQNSVMTTSSMLGLFRKQSSTRAEFLDLINRK from the coding sequence ATGCACAGCGCGATGGAAAAACTTTTCAGCCAGCTCATTCAGGAAATCGGCGAAGACGTTTCCCGCGAAGGGCTCATCGACACCCCCAAGCGGGCGGCGAGCGCCTTCCGGTTCCTCAACAGCGGCTATCACCAGTCGCTCGATCATGTCCTCAACAACGCGGTTTTCGAGGCGGATTCCGAGGACATGGTGATCGTCAAGGACATCGAGCTGTATTCGCTGTGCGAACACCACCTGCTGCCGTTCATCGGCAAATGCCATGTCGGGTACCTGCCCCAGGGCAAGGTCATCGGTCTGTCCAAGATCGCACGGATCGTGGAAATGTATGCCCGCCGGCTGCAGATACAGGAGCGCCTGACCAAGCAGATCGCGGATGCGATCCAGACCGCGGTCAATCCGCGCGGCGTCGCCGTCGTGGTCGAAGCCAAACACCTGTGCATGATGATGCGCGGCGTCGAGAAACAGAACTCGGTGATGACCACTTCCTCCATGCTCGGACTCTTCCGCAAGCAAAGCAGCACCCGGGCCGAGTTCCTGGACCTCATCAACCGAAAATAG
- a CDS encoding methyl-accepting chemotaxis protein: protein MKISASRLGQGTIAGRILRWFLILATVPAIALTLVTNYLSAEALRDRVQGELMFIALSKAEDVETYAYERIRAAVVLRNDQYLVASMNALQKYRREPGRYAREQQAFDLEARPVLDFMIENLAFRNLIAFDPRGEVLYQSHPVQQLGKNLFEGQLKESPLAKAVQHATTLLDAEISDFGAYPGGDKPVGYVVTPLFDSGGGLVAIIALQLDTDEIFAPFLDYSGLGDTGQTVVGLLDHNEIRIISPLRNQPDAAQKLRIQMGDSQGQGIQKAVLGNRDFGEISGIFKEPVLASWTYLPSFRWGLSVQMDVDEALALVDTQRLVNGGLLALLLIPTALAASLVSRTISRPVGEAIAAAETVAAGDLTANLDSDRNDETGKLLRALGRMTTYLNSLVGQVQKSIIELVSTSNTLTAMNRAQEEDISAFGATTNQIAAASREISATSEELLRTMADVTRMAGSTAEMANAGRNELADMEQVMRTLAESTGSIADKLNAISARASDISTMTTTIKRVAEQTNLLSLNASIEAEKAGEFGLGFAVVAREIRRLADQTAVATLDIETVVREMHAAVSVGVMEMDKFSEQVRRGVDETSRISQQFSRIIEQVGELTPRFDAVHEGMRSQSAGALQIRDAMVALSESAMQSAQALEETNRASQRLETAIAELRKEIAIFRLS, encoded by the coding sequence GTGAAAATCTCGGCTTCGAGGCTCGGGCAAGGCACCATCGCGGGACGCATACTCCGCTGGTTCCTGATCTTGGCGACGGTCCCCGCCATCGCATTGACCCTGGTGACCAATTATCTTTCCGCGGAGGCGCTGCGCGACCGCGTCCAGGGCGAGCTGATGTTCATCGCCCTTTCCAAGGCCGAGGACGTGGAAACCTATGCCTATGAGCGGATAAGGGCGGCGGTGGTGCTGCGCAACGACCAGTATCTGGTCGCGTCGATGAATGCTTTACAGAAATACCGGCGCGAACCGGGGCGTTACGCCAGGGAGCAGCAGGCATTCGACCTGGAGGCGCGCCCCGTGCTGGATTTCATGATAGAAAACCTGGCTTTCAGGAATCTGATCGCCTTCGATCCCCGGGGGGAAGTTCTGTACCAGTCGCATCCGGTCCAGCAGCTCGGGAAGAACCTCTTTGAAGGCCAACTGAAGGAGTCGCCGCTTGCCAAAGCGGTGCAGCACGCCACGACGCTGCTCGACGCCGAAATCTCCGATTTCGGTGCCTATCCGGGCGGCGACAAGCCGGTGGGATACGTCGTGACGCCGCTGTTCGACAGCGGGGGAGGGCTCGTCGCCATCATCGCCTTGCAGTTGGATACGGACGAGATATTTGCGCCGTTCCTGGACTACAGCGGCCTGGGAGACACCGGTCAGACGGTCGTGGGCCTCTTGGACCACAACGAGATACGCATCATTTCACCACTGAGAAACCAGCCCGATGCGGCGCAGAAGCTCCGTATCCAGATGGGGGACAGCCAGGGTCAGGGCATCCAGAAGGCCGTGCTGGGGAACCGCGATTTCGGGGAGATTTCCGGAATATTCAAGGAGCCGGTGCTGGCGAGCTGGACTTACCTGCCGTCTTTCCGGTGGGGACTCTCGGTGCAGATGGACGTGGACGAGGCGCTGGCCCTGGTGGACACCCAGCGTCTGGTCAACGGCGGGCTGCTGGCGTTGCTGCTGATTCCCACCGCCCTGGCGGCTTCCCTGGTCTCGCGCACCATCTCGCGCCCCGTGGGCGAAGCCATAGCCGCGGCAGAGACGGTCGCCGCCGGCGACCTCACGGCGAATCTCGACAGCGACCGGAACGATGAAACGGGCAAACTGCTCCGGGCGTTGGGGCGCATGACGACCTATCTCAATTCGCTGGTCGGACAGGTGCAGAAGTCGATCATCGAGCTGGTGTCGACCTCCAACACGCTGACGGCGATGAACCGGGCCCAGGAAGAGGACATATCGGCCTTCGGTGCGACCACGAATCAGATCGCGGCGGCTTCGCGGGAAATCTCGGCGACTTCGGAAGAGCTGTTGCGCACGATGGCGGACGTGACCCGCATGGCCGGGAGCACGGCCGAGATGGCGAATGCCGGGCGTAACGAGCTGGCCGACATGGAGCAGGTGATGCGCACCCTGGCCGAGTCCACCGGTTCCATCGCCGACAAGCTCAACGCCATCAGTGCGCGCGCCAGCGACATCTCCACGATGACTACCACCATCAAGCGGGTGGCGGAGCAGACCAATCTTCTGTCGCTCAATGCCTCGATCGAAGCGGAGAAAGCCGGAGAGTTCGGTCTGGGATTCGCCGTCGTCGCCCGCGAGATCCGCCGCCTCGCGGACCAGACCGCCGTGGCTACGTTGGACATCGAAACCGTGGTGCGGGAGATGCATGCCGCGGTGTCGGTCGGGGTCATGGAAATGGATAAGTTCTCCGAGCAGGTCCGGCGGGGGGTCGACGAGACGAGTCGGATCAGCCAGCAGTTTTCCCGGATCATCGAGCAGGTGGGGGAGCTGACTCCGCGGTTCGATGCCGTGCACGAGGGCATGCGCTCGCAGTCGGCCGGCGCGCTCCAGATTCGCGACGCCATGGTGGCTTTGTCGGAGAGCGCGATGCAGTCCGCGCAGGCATTGGAAGAAACCAACCGGGCCTCGCAGCGGCTGGAGACGGCGATCGCCGAGCTCCGCAAGGAAATCGCCATCTTCCGTTTGTCGTGA
- a CDS encoding ABC transporter substrate-binding protein produces MKKLVVSGAALAVLAALAGAWGLREHARPPIRIGILHSLTGAMAISEKSAVDAELMAIDEINAAGGLLGRRVEAVVADGASDWGTFARQAGRLITEEKVSAIIGCWTSACRKNVKPVVEKYNHLLIYPMAYEGLEISKNIIYTGLAPNQQIVPALKWSLDKLGRRVFLVGSDYVWPHSVNAVLRDWIKGLDGEIVGEEYVFFGSSDVGSVVEKIAALRPNVVISTIAGESNLAFYRVLRESGIQAKDVPVVSLSVGEEELRDIPPRDAAGHYSAWGYFQAVAREENTSFVRRFRERYGQDRVTADFPETAYFSMLLWAEAVREAGSPEAGLVNEYMLGQSIDAPEGVVTIDPATRHTWRSFNMGRILDNGQVEIVWSTDHPIRPVPYPRTRSRREWENFLNELYIGWNHNWANPVPTVATVERKDKRQ; encoded by the coding sequence ATGAAGAAGCTGGTCGTTTCGGGCGCGGCACTCGCGGTCCTGGCCGCTTTGGCCGGCGCATGGGGCTTGCGCGAGCACGCCCGGCCGCCGATCAGGATAGGCATACTGCATTCGCTGACCGGCGCCATGGCCATCAGCGAGAAATCGGCTGTGGATGCGGAACTCATGGCCATCGACGAGATCAACGCCGCGGGCGGCCTGCTGGGGCGCCGGGTCGAAGCGGTGGTGGCCGACGGCGCGTCGGACTGGGGGACTTTCGCCAGGCAGGCGGGCCGGCTGATCACCGAGGAAAAGGTCAGTGCGATCATCGGCTGCTGGACTTCCGCCTGCCGGAAAAACGTCAAGCCGGTGGTGGAAAAATATAACCACCTGCTGATCTATCCCATGGCCTATGAAGGCCTGGAGATTTCCAAGAACATCATCTACACGGGGCTGGCCCCTAATCAGCAGATCGTCCCCGCCCTGAAATGGAGCCTGGACAAGCTGGGCAGGCGCGTTTTCCTGGTGGGTTCGGATTACGTGTGGCCGCACAGCGTCAATGCCGTTCTGCGGGATTGGATCAAGGGGCTGGATGGCGAAATCGTGGGCGAGGAATACGTTTTCTTCGGCAGCAGCGACGTCGGCAGCGTGGTCGAGAAAATCGCCGCCCTACGTCCGAACGTCGTCATCAGCACGATCGCGGGGGAATCGAATCTGGCTTTCTACCGTGTGCTGCGGGAATCCGGTATCCAGGCGAAAGACGTTCCCGTGGTGTCGCTGTCGGTGGGGGAAGAAGAACTCCGCGACATTCCACCGCGGGACGCCGCCGGCCATTATTCCGCCTGGGGTTATTTTCAGGCGGTCGCCCGCGAGGAAAACACCTCTTTCGTGAGGCGGTTCCGGGAGCGCTACGGCCAGGACCGGGTGACGGCGGATTTTCCGGAGACGGCCTATTTCAGCATGCTGCTGTGGGCCGAGGCGGTGCGCGAGGCCGGGTCGCCCGAGGCCGGCCTGGTCAACGAATACATGCTCGGCCAGAGCATCGACGCCCCCGAGGGCGTGGTGACGATCGATCCGGCCACGCGCCATACCTGGAGGTCGTTCAACATGGGGCGCATCCTCGACAATGGCCAGGTCGAAATCGTCTGGTCGACGGATCACCCCATCAGGCCCGTGCCGTATCCCAGGACCCGCAGCAGACGCGAATGGGAAAACTTTCTCAACGAGCTCTACATAGGGTGGAACCACAACTGGGCGAATCCCGTGCCCACCGTCGCGACCGTCGAAAGAAAGGACAAGCGGCAGTGA
- the hemH gene encoding ferrochelatase, which produces MSSGTARLGVLLVNLGTPEAPTPKAVRRYLREFLSDPRVVEIPRALWWPILNLVVLRVRPGKSAHAYRTIWTERGSPLLAYTEDLRDLLAADGRFAAVEIAMRYGSPSIRSKLEALRRRVEAIVVLPLYPQYSAATTGSAFDAVCDAVKPWRHIPSLHFIGDYYRSPAYLEAVASSIRSFWREHGRPERLLFSFHGLPKRCIDLGDPYAGQCQATAQGIARLLELNDDEWLLVYQSRFGRAEWLKPYCVDTLRELPARGIRRVDVVCPGFAVDCLETLEEIAIANRNEFLGAGGKCYRYIPALNASREHADALIGLLEPYLAPTA; this is translated from the coding sequence ATGAGCTCCGGCACCGCCCGACTCGGAGTCCTGCTGGTCAACCTCGGCACGCCGGAGGCGCCGACGCCGAAGGCGGTCCGGCGCTATCTGCGCGAATTCCTGTCCGATCCGCGGGTGGTCGAGATTCCCCGCGCGCTGTGGTGGCCGATCCTCAACCTCGTCGTGCTGCGGGTCCGGCCCGGAAAATCGGCCCATGCCTACCGTACGATCTGGACCGAACGCGGCTCGCCGCTGCTGGCCTATACGGAGGACTTGCGCGATCTGCTGGCCGCCGACGGCAGATTCGCCGCCGTCGAAATCGCCATGCGCTACGGCAGTCCCTCCATCCGTTCGAAGCTGGAGGCGCTGCGGCGCCGGGTTGAAGCGATCGTCGTGCTGCCGCTCTATCCCCAGTATTCGGCCGCTACGACCGGCTCGGCATTCGATGCCGTGTGCGACGCCGTGAAACCCTGGCGCCACATTCCCAGCCTGCATTTCATCGGCGACTATTACCGCTCGCCGGCGTACCTGGAAGCCGTCGCCTCGAGCATCCGCTCGTTCTGGCGGGAACACGGCCGTCCCGAACGCCTGTTGTTCTCCTTCCATGGACTGCCCAAACGCTGCATCGACCTGGGCGATCCCTACGCCGGCCAGTGCCAGGCCACGGCGCAAGGCATCGCCCGTTTGCTCGAACTGAACGATGACGAATGGCTGCTGGTCTACCAGTCGCGCTTCGGCCGAGCCGAATGGCTCAAGCCCTATTGCGTCGACACCCTGCGGGAACTTCCGGCCCGGGGTATCCGGCGAGTGGATGTGGTGTGTCCCGGTTTCGCCGTGGATTGCCTGGAGACCCTGGAGGAAATCGCGATCGCCAACCGCAACGAATTTCTCGGCGCCGGTGGAAAATGCTATCGCTACATTCCCGCCTTGAATGCGAGTCGGGAGCATGCCGATGCCCTGATCGGCCTGCTGGAGCCTTACCTGGCACCGACCGCCTGA
- a CDS encoding carbonic anhydrase — protein MQESDIEGKDERGVECSCCDLERFISGVKGFKDRFYGRYPEHMQRLIERGQRPVALMIACSDSRVDPALLMNVAPGDLFVVRNVANLVPPYHASFAPDGVGAALEYAVRHLQVPHIIVLGHAQCGGIKALLDMATGAKFESDFIGEWVSMAMDACWQYVPDASGEGLRQVSLERLKDYSYLVERAAIQGSLGNLLTYPWVREAVEQGRLFLQGWWFDLESGDLWVTSGDNSQFLPVTD, from the coding sequence GTGCAAGAGTCTGACATCGAAGGCAAGGATGAGCGTGGGGTCGAATGCTCCTGCTGCGATCTCGAACGTTTCATTTCCGGCGTCAAGGGGTTCAAGGACCGTTTCTACGGGCGCTACCCGGAACACATGCAGCGGCTCATCGAGCGAGGACAGCGTCCGGTCGCGCTCATGATCGCCTGCAGCGATTCGCGGGTCGATCCGGCTTTGCTCATGAACGTGGCGCCGGGTGATCTGTTTGTGGTGCGCAACGTCGCCAACCTCGTTCCGCCCTACCATGCCTCGTTCGCCCCTGATGGTGTGGGAGCGGCGCTGGAATACGCCGTCCGTCATCTCCAAGTGCCCCACATCATCGTCCTCGGGCACGCCCAGTGCGGCGGAATCAAGGCCTTGCTCGACATGGCGACCGGTGCCAAGTTCGAGAGTGACTTCATCGGCGAGTGGGTCTCGATGGCCATGGACGCCTGCTGGCAGTACGTGCCGGATGCCAGCGGGGAGGGGCTCAGGCAGGTCTCTCTGGAGCGTCTGAAGGACTATTCCTATCTCGTCGAGCGCGCGGCCATTCAGGGTTCCCTGGGGAATTTGCTGACCTATCCCTGGGTCAGGGAGGCGGTGGAGCAGGGGCGGCTTTTCCTGCAGGGGTGGTGGTTCGATCTCGAGTCCGGGGATCTGTGGGTCACCAGCGGCGACAATTCGCAGTTCTTGCCCGTTACCGACTGA
- a CDS encoding solute carrier family 23 protein translates to MKRPENIVYWLNDKPPAAISAFVGLQQMSFLGVYLVISPLFVRTENIGDHDSQILLATTLLVSGIGVMLQAAGRLGIGSGYFCPLQATSASFATMELARLAGGMELAFGMVGVMGAAQVLFGEVFRRLRSIFSVELAGVAVTLVGLGLGYKGVTLLGGIDAPGGLWKHDIAIGFLALAVMIVCNVWSSSSLRLFSAFAGLAAGLAVSVLVDGIRPEDAENYKETPLLALPQLPTFGWAFDPALIVPYIVLGLAFSLHGFGALAAAQRFNDSEWRHPDMAQISRGIRAEGVSNLIAGLVNSLPLTSSGGAVSLAAATGCTSRHIAYWLGGIMIVLAFVPKITVFWSVLPVPVIGAAAVFLSSFTLLAGLQMIASRMLDNRKILTVGIGLLLGVSHEPLKHHYREELPSFLVPVTQSSVALGVAGATLLSGVFRIGAGTRRRRSFVLGESQLDDVIDYLDRQGRAWGARPDVVRRSEYAIWQAFEILHDHGFVTRNEQGEGVVEVETLVDEFTFTVIARYRGDAIPLSTHAPSHEELLESDTGILEMAGYLLYKLADRVRSRALVNGMAELRLTFVE, encoded by the coding sequence ATGAAGCGGCCCGAGAACATCGTCTATTGGCTGAACGACAAACCGCCGGCCGCGATCTCCGCGTTCGTCGGCCTGCAGCAGATGTCCTTTCTCGGCGTCTACCTCGTGATTTCGCCGCTGTTCGTGAGGACCGAAAACATCGGTGACCACGACTCGCAGATTCTGCTGGCGACCACGCTCCTGGTTTCCGGAATCGGGGTCATGTTGCAGGCGGCCGGGCGCCTCGGCATAGGTTCCGGGTATTTTTGCCCCTTGCAGGCCACTTCGGCGTCGTTCGCGACCATGGAACTGGCACGGCTTGCCGGGGGCATGGAGCTTGCCTTCGGCATGGTGGGCGTGATGGGAGCGGCGCAGGTCCTGTTCGGCGAGGTGTTCCGGCGGCTGCGCAGCATATTTTCGGTTGAACTTGCCGGCGTGGCCGTGACCTTGGTCGGACTGGGCCTCGGTTACAAGGGGGTCACCCTGCTCGGCGGCATCGATGCGCCCGGTGGGCTGTGGAAGCACGACATCGCCATTGGATTTCTCGCGCTTGCGGTCATGATCGTTTGCAACGTCTGGTCGTCCAGCAGTCTTCGCTTGTTTTCGGCGTTTGCCGGATTGGCCGCAGGTTTGGCCGTCAGTGTTCTGGTCGACGGCATTCGGCCCGAGGACGCCGAGAACTACAAGGAGACGCCTTTGCTGGCGCTGCCCCAGTTGCCCACCTTCGGCTGGGCATTCGATCCGGCGCTGATCGTGCCTTACATCGTGCTGGGTCTGGCTTTTTCCCTGCACGGATTCGGTGCGCTCGCCGCCGCTCAGCGCTTCAACGATTCGGAATGGCGGCATCCCGACATGGCGCAGATATCGCGGGGCATTCGCGCGGAGGGGGTTTCCAACCTCATTGCCGGACTGGTGAACAGTCTGCCGCTCACTTCCAGCGGCGGTGCCGTCTCCCTGGCAGCGGCCACCGGCTGTACCAGCCGCCATATTGCCTATTGGCTCGGCGGTATCATGATCGTCCTGGCATTCGTACCGAAGATCACGGTGTTTTGGTCGGTGCTTCCCGTGCCGGTGATCGGGGCGGCGGCGGTATTCCTGTCATCCTTCACCCTGCTGGCCGGCTTGCAGATGATCGCATCGCGCATGCTCGACAACCGCAAGATTCTCACCGTCGGCATCGGCCTCTTGCTGGGGGTCAGCCATGAGCCTTTGAAGCACCATTATCGGGAAGAGCTGCCTTCCTTCCTGGTGCCGGTAACCCAGTCGAGCGTCGCTCTCGGCGTGGCCGGTGCGACCTTGCTGTCGGGTGTGTTCCGCATCGGTGCGGGCACGCGGCGACGGCGGTCGTTCGTCCTCGGAGAATCGCAGCTCGACGACGTCATCGACTACCTGGACCGGCAGGGGCGGGCCTGGGGCGCCCGCCCGGACGTCGTGCGGCGCAGCGAATACGCGATATGGCAGGCGTTCGAGATCCTCCACGACCACGGTTTCGTGACGCGGAACGAACAAGGCGAGGGTGTCGTCGAGGTCGAGACCCTGGTCGACGAATTCACGTTCACGGTGATCGCCCGTTACCGCGGCGACGCGATCCCGCTCTCCACCCACGCCCCCAGTCATGAGGAGCTTCTGGAGTCCGATACGGGTATCCTGGAGATGGCGGGCTATCTGCTTTACAAGCTCGCGGACAGGGTGCGTTCGCGCGCGCTTGTCAATGGGATGGCGGAGCTCCGCCTGACCTTTGTCGAATGA
- a CDS encoding ATP-binding protein, whose protein sequence is MEPNEPDVQCAKFERTIEAGIQPLIEVMEQLEAFCSASGVPEPVAVQLNLVLEELATNTIKYGYGAGERGEIGIRLSLHGGRALLTVTDDGNEFDPTAAPSPEVHRKLEERAIGGLGILLVMRMMDSVGYRRLDGRNIVTVWKTLPAQGSEGRCPTPP, encoded by the coding sequence ATGGAACCGAACGAGCCCGACGTGCAATGCGCCAAATTCGAGCGCACCATCGAAGCCGGAATACAGCCCCTGATCGAGGTCATGGAGCAACTGGAAGCGTTCTGCTCGGCTTCTGGCGTACCCGAACCGGTCGCGGTCCAGTTGAATCTCGTCCTGGAAGAGCTGGCGACCAATACCATCAAATACGGATACGGTGCGGGTGAACGGGGAGAAATCGGCATCCGCCTCTCGCTGCACGGCGGCCGCGCCCTGCTCACCGTCACCGATGATGGCAATGAGTTCGACCCCACGGCCGCCCCTTCGCCCGAGGTACACCGCAAGCTGGAGGAACGCGCCATCGGCGGCCTGGGGATTCTCCTCGTGATGAGGATGATGGACTCGGTCGGCTATCGGCGCCTGGACGGCAGGAATATCGTCACGGTATGGAAAACACTCCCCGCGCAAGGGTCGGAGGGACGCTGCCCGACCCCGCCGTAA
- the dusA gene encoding tRNA dihydrouridine(20/20a) synthase DusA, whose translation MPTLPTDAPGPRRRLSVAPMMDWTDRHCRYFLRLISRHTLLYTEMVTTAAILHGDRERLLGFHPAEHPLAIQLGGSDPADLAQCAKIAEFRGYDEINLNVGCPSPRVQTGRFGACLMAEPGRVADCVRAMCEAVSVPVTVKTRIGIDDRDSYEDLFRFVMAVSHAGCRTFIVHARKAWLQGLSPKENRHTPPLRYDVVQRLKSDLPQLEIVLNGGIQTLDEAERHLSWCDGVMIGRAAYHNPYLLAEADHRFYGHGDLRPRTRQEVVEDFLPYVRDELAKGSRLHALTRHILGLYHATPGGKRWRRHISEGASRRGAGETLLLEAANALGADGCHGNRGRHASFL comes from the coding sequence ATGCCGACGCTGCCGACCGACGCCCCGGGACCCCGGCGCCGTCTGAGCGTCGCGCCGATGATGGACTGGACCGACCGGCATTGCCGCTATTTCCTGCGGCTGATTTCCCGCCATACCCTGCTCTACACCGAAATGGTGACGACCGCTGCCATCCTCCATGGCGACCGGGAGCGACTCCTCGGCTTCCACCCTGCGGAGCATCCCCTGGCGATCCAGCTGGGCGGCAGCGACCCCGCGGATCTGGCCCAATGCGCGAAGATCGCGGAATTCCGGGGCTACGACGAAATCAATCTCAACGTCGGCTGCCCCAGCCCCAGGGTCCAGACCGGCCGCTTCGGCGCCTGCCTGATGGCCGAACCGGGGCGCGTGGCCGACTGCGTCCGCGCCATGTGCGAGGCCGTCTCGGTGCCGGTCACCGTCAAGACCCGCATCGGCATCGACGACCGCGATTCCTACGAAGACCTGTTTCGGTTCGTTATGGCCGTAAGCCACGCAGGCTGCCGCACTTTCATCGTCCATGCCCGCAAAGCGTGGCTGCAAGGCCTTTCGCCCAAGGAAAACCGGCATACGCCGCCGCTGCGCTACGACGTGGTCCAGCGGCTCAAATCCGACCTGCCCCAGTTGGAGATCGTGCTGAACGGCGGTATCCAGACGCTGGACGAAGCCGAACGGCATCTGTCATGGTGCGACGGCGTCATGATCGGCCGGGCCGCCTATCACAACCCCTACCTGCTGGCCGAGGCCGACCACCGCTTCTACGGACACGGCGACCTCAGACCCAGAACCCGGCAAGAAGTCGTCGAAGACTTTCTGCCCTACGTGCGGGACGAACTCGCCAAAGGCAGCCGGCTGCACGCCCTCACCCGGCATATCCTGGGCCTTTATCATGCAACGCCGGGCGGAAAACGCTGGCGCCGCCATATCAGCGAAGGCGCCTCCCGGCGGGGCGCCGGTGAAACCTTGCTGCTGGAGGCCGCGAATGCGCTCGGCGCAGATGGATGTCACGGAAACCGGGGCCGGCACGCCTCGTTCCTTTAA
- the pdxJ gene encoding pyridoxine 5'-phosphate synthase, with the protein MNVKLPIRLGVNIDHVATIRQARHTPYPSVLHAALVAEQAGADGITAHLREDRRHIQDRDIELLREQIETRLNLEMAVTDEMVAIACRVGPHACCLVPERREELTTEGGLDVAGHLERIGEACRRLGDAGIEVSLFIDPETAQIEAAARAGAPVIELHTGRYADAGTDEERSRELEKLRHAASVAEALGLQVNAGHGLTYANVAAICNIPQIVELNIGHAIVARALFSGLGKAVADMVDIMRIARSG; encoded by the coding sequence GTGAACGTCAAACTGCCCATCAGACTCGGCGTCAATATCGACCACGTGGCGACGATCCGGCAGGCGCGGCACACCCCTTACCCTTCGGTCCTGCACGCCGCCTTGGTCGCCGAACAGGCAGGTGCCGACGGGATCACCGCGCATCTGCGCGAAGACCGCCGGCATATCCAGGACAGGGACATCGAGTTGCTCCGGGAACAGATCGAAACCCGGCTCAACCTTGAGATGGCCGTCACGGACGAAATGGTCGCCATCGCCTGCCGCGTGGGTCCGCATGCCTGCTGCCTGGTGCCCGAAAGGCGGGAGGAGCTGACGACCGAGGGAGGACTGGACGTGGCGGGCCACTTGGAACGGATCGGCGAAGCGTGCCGGCGCCTTGGCGACGCCGGCATCGAGGTGTCTCTGTTCATCGACCCGGAAACCGCCCAGATCGAGGCCGCGGCCCGCGCCGGTGCGCCGGTGATCGAACTGCACACCGGCCGTTACGCGGATGCGGGAACCGACGAGGAAAGGTCCCGCGAGTTGGAGAAACTACGCCATGCCGCGTCGGTTGCGGAGGCGTTGGGGCTGCAGGTCAATGCGGGGCACGGCCTGACCTACGCCAACGTGGCCGCGATCTGCAACATCCCGCAGATCGTCGAGCTGAACATCGGCCATGCCATCGTTGCCCGTGCCCTGTTCTCAGGGCTAGGAAAAGCGGTGGCGGACATGGTGGACATCATGCGGATCGCCCGCTCCGGATGA